The following coding sequences lie in one Streptomyces sp. NBC_00510 genomic window:
- a CDS encoding CBS domain-containing protein — MYHRNVGDLMTKAVVSVRPDTSFKEIARLLAEHDVTAVPVVDEGDRPVGVVSEADLLRKEAGLPDPAGLLPARHPRPGERSRIAATTAEGLMSSPPTVARPEWSVVEAARVMERRGVKRLPVVDGTGRLVGVVSRTDLLRVFLRRDRAIREEITGELLVKTLGLAPDAVTVQVAEGKVTLEGVVDRRSLVPVVLELCRGVDGVVDVEARLGCKADDTVHPAPAHR, encoded by the coding sequence ATGTACCACCGCAACGTCGGCGATCTGATGACCAAGGCGGTCGTATCGGTACGGCCGGACACGTCGTTCAAGGAGATCGCGAGGCTGCTCGCGGAACACGACGTCACCGCCGTCCCCGTCGTGGACGAAGGGGACCGCCCGGTGGGCGTGGTGTCGGAGGCCGACTTGCTGCGCAAGGAGGCGGGGCTGCCGGACCCGGCCGGCCTGCTGCCCGCCCGGCACCCGCGCCCGGGCGAGCGTTCCCGCATCGCCGCCACGACCGCGGAGGGGCTGATGAGCAGTCCGCCGACCGTCGCGCGGCCGGAGTGGTCCGTGGTCGAGGCGGCCCGGGTGATGGAGCGTCGAGGGGTGAAGCGACTGCCCGTGGTCGACGGGACGGGCCGGCTGGTCGGGGTGGTCAGCCGCACCGACCTGCTGCGGGTCTTCCTCCGCAGGGACCGCGCCATCCGTGAGGAGATCACCGGTGAGCTGCTGGTGAAAACCCTGGGACTTGCGCCCGACGCCGTGACCGTCCAGGTGGCCGAGGGGAAGGTCACCCTCGAGGGCGTGGTGGACCGCCGCAGCCTCGTGCCGGTGGTCCTGGAGCTGTGCCGCGGCGTGGACGGCGTCGTCGACGTCGAGGCGAGACTGGGTTGCAAGGCCGACGACACCGTCCACCCTGCCCCCGCGCACCGGTGA
- a CDS encoding glycoside hydrolase family 65 protein → MGEWTWSYEGYDPAQERLREALCTLGNGYFATRGAAPETVAGPHHYPGTYAAGCYNRLHSTVAGRKVQNEDLVNLPNWLPLRFRLGDGGAWFTPDDGSLLEHRQDLDLQRATLTRAFRLRDPRGRILAVEQTRLVHMHDPHLAALRTVFRAEGDWSADLEVESALDGDVGNAGVARYRDLNGRHLTRTHTGTSEPDTVWLRCRTSASDIGIALAVRTRAMTHPAAARSLEAGERAAVHRLTVPVAPDRPAVVEKTVALHTTRDPAISDPLHAALDRVERAPDFAGLLATHAAAWARLWRRAGLDVSGDAGRILRLHTFHVLQTLSPHTAGLDVGVPARGLHGEAYRGHVFWDELFVLPYLDLHFPEVSRGLLEYRHRRLEEACRAAEQAGCTGAMYPWQSGSDGREETQTLHLNPRSGRWLPDHTRLQHHVGSAVAYNIWRYGQATGDTEFLYTKGAEMLLQIARFWACRATWDPDCDTGGRYRIRGVVGPDEYHDANPGSATPGVDDNTYTNVTAAWVLDRTLELWRTLPAPRRDELRERTGLGPEESDRWEDVSRKLYVPWHAGVISQFAGYDGLEELDWAGYRARYGDIRRLDRILEAEGDSVNRYQASKQADVLMLGYLFPPTELHRLFGRLGYLLDDGTWRSTVDHYLRRTSHGSTLSGVVHAWVLARAHRADAWSCAQEALLGDVTDVQGGTTEEGIHLGAMAGTLDLVQRGLTGLEAREDALWLDPAPLPQLSRFAFTVRYRGHWGVRIHVDGGRISVAVPASAGAPVRIRLGGRTWSVPPGRFRLLDLPAR, encoded by the coding sequence ATGGGGGAGTGGACCTGGTCGTACGAGGGGTACGACCCCGCCCAGGAGCGCCTGCGCGAGGCGCTGTGCACCCTGGGCAACGGCTACTTCGCCACCCGCGGCGCCGCCCCGGAGACCGTGGCCGGCCCCCACCACTACCCCGGCACCTACGCCGCCGGCTGCTACAACCGGCTCCACTCCACCGTCGCCGGGCGGAAAGTGCAGAACGAGGACCTGGTCAACCTGCCGAACTGGCTGCCCCTGCGGTTCAGGCTCGGGGACGGCGGGGCCTGGTTCACCCCCGACGACGGTTCGCTGCTGGAGCACCGGCAGGACCTCGACCTCCAACGGGCCACCCTGACGCGGGCGTTCCGGCTGCGTGACCCGCGCGGGCGGATCCTCGCCGTCGAGCAGACCCGGCTGGTGCACATGCACGACCCGCACCTCGCCGCACTGCGCACCGTCTTCCGCGCGGAGGGCGACTGGTCCGCGGACCTGGAGGTCGAGTCCGCGCTCGACGGCGACGTCGGCAACGCGGGGGTCGCCCGCTACCGGGACCTGAACGGCCGTCACCTCACCCGGACGCACACCGGGACCTCCGAACCGGACACGGTCTGGCTGCGGTGCCGTACGAGCGCCTCCGACATCGGCATCGCGCTCGCCGTCCGTACACGCGCCATGACGCATCCGGCGGCCGCCCGCTCACTGGAGGCGGGGGAGCGCGCCGCGGTCCACCGGCTGACCGTCCCGGTCGCGCCGGACCGGCCGGCCGTCGTCGAGAAGACCGTGGCCCTGCACACCACCCGGGACCCGGCGATCAGTGACCCGCTGCACGCCGCCCTCGACCGCGTCGAACGGGCCCCGGACTTCGCCGGCCTCCTCGCCACGCACGCCGCCGCCTGGGCGCGGCTGTGGCGCCGCGCAGGCCTGGACGTATCCGGCGACGCCGGACGGATCCTGCGGCTGCACACCTTCCACGTCCTGCAGACCCTCTCCCCGCACACCGCCGGGCTGGACGTGGGCGTGCCCGCCAGGGGACTGCACGGAGAGGCCTACCGCGGACACGTCTTCTGGGACGAGCTCTTCGTCCTGCCCTACCTCGACCTGCACTTCCCCGAGGTGTCCCGGGGGCTGCTGGAGTACCGCCACCGCCGTCTGGAGGAGGCGTGCCGGGCGGCGGAACAGGCCGGGTGCACGGGAGCGATGTACCCGTGGCAGAGCGGCAGCGACGGACGCGAGGAGACCCAGACCCTCCACCTCAACCCGCGCTCGGGACGCTGGCTGCCGGACCACACCCGGCTCCAGCACCACGTCGGCTCCGCCGTGGCCTACAACATCTGGCGGTACGGCCAGGCCACCGGCGACACGGAGTTCCTGTACACCAAGGGCGCCGAGATGCTGTTGCAGATCGCGCGCTTCTGGGCCTGCCGCGCCACCTGGGACCCCGACTGCGACACCGGCGGCCGCTACCGCATCCGCGGCGTCGTCGGACCCGACGAGTACCACGACGCCAACCCCGGCTCCGCGACGCCCGGAGTCGACGACAACACCTACACCAACGTCACCGCCGCCTGGGTACTGGACCGGACCCTGGAGCTGTGGCGGACCCTCCCCGCGCCGCGCCGCGACGAACTCCGCGAGCGGACGGGCCTCGGCCCGGAGGAGTCGGACCGCTGGGAGGACGTCTCGCGCAAGTTGTACGTCCCCTGGCACGCCGGCGTGATCAGCCAGTTCGCCGGCTACGACGGGCTGGAGGAACTGGACTGGGCGGGCTACCGGGCCCGGTACGGGGACATCCGCCGGCTGGACCGGATCCTGGAGGCCGAGGGGGACTCGGTCAACCGCTACCAGGCGTCCAAGCAGGCCGACGTGCTCATGCTGGGCTACCTGTTCCCTCCCACCGAACTGCACCGCCTGTTCGGGCGTCTGGGGTATCTGCTGGACGACGGTACGTGGCGGTCCACGGTCGACCACTACCTGCGGCGCACCAGCCACGGATCCACCCTCAGCGGAGTCGTGCACGCCTGGGTGCTGGCCCGGGCCCATCGGGCCGACGCATGGTCCTGCGCGCAGGAGGCACTGCTCGGGGACGTCACCGACGTCCAGGGCGGCACCACCGAGGAAGGCATCCACCTGGGCGCCATGGCCGGCACCCTCGACCTCGTCCAGCGCGGCCTGACGGGCCTGGAAGCCCGTGAGGACGCCCTGTGGCTCGATCCGGCGCCGCTGCCGCAGCTGTCGCGCTTCGCTTTCACAGTCCGCTACCGCGGTCACTGGGGTGTGCGGATCCACGTCGACGGAGGCCGCATCAGCGTCGCCGTCCCCGCCTCCGCGGGGGCACCGGTCCGCATCCGCCTCGGCGGCCGGACCTGGTCCGTCCCGCCCGGTCGCTTCCGCCTGCTCGACCTGCCGGCCCGATGA
- a CDS encoding ATP-binding protein, with product MRRLPLRTLRGQLTAGLLVLLAVACAAVGVTTVLALQGFLLGRLDEQLTAAGGRFAASLEHERTPDADNRPDTRGQADATFGARLLGGDVTHAAVVDDAADRPLALSAGDRHALTGVPVDGRGHSIRIASLGAYRVTAVRGDDGDVLLTGLPLHPVEATLHRLEAVEAVVFGAALLATGVAGTLWVRVSLRPLHRVTEHASGVTRLPLASGEFAMPTPLPDTDPRTEVGRVAAALNHMLGHVEDALVRRQAGEERLRHFAADASHELRTPVANIRGHAELALRHRGPVPAGIRHALERIQSESQRMTHLVDDLLLLARLDAGRPLEHERVDLTRLVLDAVDDARAAGPGHRWSLDLPEEPVVVPGDGHRLQQALVNLLANARTHTPAGTEVTVALASDADGARLTVSDDGPGIPAELQPEVFTRFVRADQARSRSTGSTGLGLAIVHAIVTAHHGTVEVTSRPGHTAFRVTLPVVSG from the coding sequence ATGAGACGGCTTCCGCTCCGCACCCTGCGGGGACAGCTCACCGCCGGGCTCCTCGTCCTGCTGGCCGTGGCGTGCGCCGCCGTGGGCGTCACCACGGTCCTCGCGCTCCAGGGCTTCCTGCTGGGACGACTGGACGAGCAGCTCACCGCCGCCGGCGGGCGCTTCGCGGCCAGCCTGGAGCACGAGAGGACGCCCGACGCGGACAACCGCCCCGACACCCGGGGGCAGGCCGACGCGACCTTCGGTGCCCGCCTGCTGGGTGGCGACGTGACCCATGCCGCCGTGGTCGACGACGCGGCCGACCGCCCCCTGGCGCTCTCCGCCGGAGACCGACATGCCCTGACCGGCGTCCCGGTCGACGGAAGGGGACACAGCATCCGCATCGCCTCGCTCGGTGCCTACCGCGTCACGGCGGTCCGCGGCGACGACGGCGACGTCCTGCTCACCGGTCTCCCCCTGCACCCCGTGGAAGCGACGCTGCACCGCCTCGAAGCCGTGGAAGCCGTGGTCTTCGGCGCGGCGCTCCTCGCCACGGGCGTCGCCGGGACCCTGTGGGTCCGGGTCAGCCTGCGCCCCCTGCACCGGGTCACCGAGCACGCGTCCGGTGTCACCCGGCTGCCCCTGGCCAGTGGCGAGTTCGCCATGCCAACGCCCCTGCCGGACACCGACCCGCGCACCGAGGTCGGCCGGGTCGCCGCCGCGCTCAACCACATGCTCGGGCACGTGGAGGACGCCCTGGTCCGGCGCCAAGCCGGCGAGGAACGGCTCCGGCACTTCGCCGCCGACGCCAGCCACGAACTGCGCACCCCCGTCGCGAACATCAGGGGCCACGCCGAACTCGCCCTTCGCCACCGGGGCCCCGTCCCGGCCGGCATCCGCCACGCCCTCGAACGCATCCAGTCCGAGTCGCAGCGCATGACGCACCTCGTCGACGACCTCCTGCTCCTGGCCCGTCTCGATGCGGGACGCCCGCTCGAGCACGAACGGGTCGACCTGACCCGGCTCGTCCTCGACGCCGTCGACGACGCCCGCGCCGCGGGACCGGGCCACCGCTGGTCCCTGGACCTTCCGGAGGAGCCCGTCGTGGTGCCCGGGGACGGCCACCGTCTCCAGCAGGCCCTCGTGAACCTCCTGGCCAACGCCCGCACCCACACTCCGGCCGGTACGGAAGTGACGGTCGCCCTCGCCTCGGACGCCGACGGCGCACGTCTCACCGTCAGCGACGACGGGCCCGGGATCCCGGCGGAACTCCAGCCCGAGGTCTTCACCCGCTTCGTCCGTGCCGACCAGGCCCGTTCACGCAGCACGGGCAGTACCGGCCTCGGACTCGCGATCGTCCACGCGATCGTCACCGCCCACCACGGCACCGTCGAGGTCACCAGCCGCCCCGGGCACACCGCCTTCCGGGTGACGCTTCCCGTCGTGTCCGGCTGA
- a CDS encoding PLP-dependent cysteine synthase family protein produces MSTLPHPGTPASPAELLAATAPPRRTPAGLVGNTPVLWVGSPFVPDGRGFWAKLEGFNPGGIKDRSALYMIEAARARGELLPGARIVESTSGTLGLGLALAGAVHGHAVTAVTDPGMEPSMVSLLTAYGATVDIVAEPHALGGWQQARRDRVRDLLAADPSAWCPDQYHNPDNVAAYAALAHELVAQLGRIDVLVASVGTGGHSAGVSGRLRAFFPHLRLVGVDTTGSTIFGQPPAARLMRGLGSSIHPRNVDYPAFDEVHWVAAGEAVWACRRLARDHYATGGWSVGAVALVSRWLARTLPAETRIVTIFPDGPQRYVGTVFDDAYCRDHGLLHHEPAEHPQEIAQPGETVVDRWTRCTTVVDPLADAPDGELGGVSFEAAR; encoded by the coding sequence ATGAGCACCCTCCCTCACCCCGGCACGCCCGCGTCCCCGGCCGAACTCCTCGCCGCCACCGCGCCCCCGCGCCGCACTCCGGCCGGGCTGGTCGGCAACACGCCCGTGCTGTGGGTCGGATCGCCCTTCGTCCCCGACGGCCGCGGCTTCTGGGCCAAACTCGAGGGCTTCAACCCCGGCGGCATCAAGGACCGCTCCGCGCTGTACATGATCGAGGCGGCCCGCGCTCGCGGCGAACTCCTCCCCGGTGCCCGCATCGTGGAGTCCACCAGCGGCACGCTCGGCCTCGGGCTCGCCCTCGCGGGGGCCGTGCACGGACACGCGGTCACGGCGGTCACCGACCCCGGCATGGAACCGTCCATGGTCTCCCTGCTCACCGCCTACGGAGCGACCGTCGACATCGTCGCCGAACCGCACGCCCTCGGCGGCTGGCAGCAGGCCCGCCGCGACAGGGTGCGGGACCTCCTGGCCGCCGATCCGAGCGCCTGGTGCCCGGACCAGTACCACAATCCGGACAACGTCGCCGCCTACGCGGCCCTCGCCCACGAACTCGTCGCCCAGCTCGGCCGCATCGACGTGCTGGTCGCCAGTGTCGGCACCGGAGGACACTCGGCCGGGGTAAGCGGCCGGCTGCGCGCGTTCTTCCCGCACCTGCGGCTGGTCGGTGTCGACACCACGGGGTCGACGATCTTCGGCCAGCCGCCCGCCGCCCGGCTCATGCGGGGTCTGGGCAGCAGCATCCATCCCCGCAACGTCGACTACCCGGCCTTCGACGAGGTGCACTGGGTCGCCGCCGGCGAGGCGGTGTGGGCCTGCCGGCGCCTCGCCCGCGACCACTACGCCACCGGCGGCTGGAGCGTCGGTGCGGTGGCCCTGGTCTCCCGCTGGCTGGCCCGTACGCTGCCGGCCGAGACCCGGATCGTGACGATCTTCCCCGACGGCCCCCAACGCTACGTCGGCACCGTCTTCGACGACGCCTACTGCCGGGACCACGGCCTGCTCCACCACGAACCGGCCGAGCACCCGCAGGAGATCGCCCAGCCGGGCGAGACGGTGGTCGACCGCTGGACCCGCTGCACCACCGTGGTGGACCCACTGGCCGACGCGCCCGACGGCGAACTCGGCGGCGTGTCCTTCGAGGCCGCCCGGTGA
- a CDS encoding response regulator transcription factor, giving the protein MHRPDGSPVRVLVVDDEPDVTDVLSAALAGEGCQVRTAADGASALATARDFRPDAVVLDWMLPDADGLHVLRELRRDADRVCVLFLTARDAVEDRVAGITAGGDDYVTKPYSLEEVIARLRGLLRRAGMTAGTDVDRLVVGDLTMDEEAREVRRAGTLVELSRTEFELLRFLMRNPRRVLSKSRILDRVWAYDFGGQAHVVELYISYLRKKIDAGRPPMIHTVRGVGYVLKSEAP; this is encoded by the coding sequence ATGCACCGGCCCGACGGGAGCCCGGTGCGCGTCCTGGTCGTCGACGACGAGCCCGATGTCACCGACGTGCTCTCCGCCGCCCTGGCCGGAGAGGGCTGCCAGGTGCGGACGGCCGCCGACGGGGCGTCCGCGCTCGCGACCGCCCGCGACTTCCGCCCCGACGCGGTCGTCCTGGACTGGATGCTGCCCGACGCCGACGGCCTGCACGTCCTGCGCGAGCTGCGGCGCGACGCCGACCGCGTGTGCGTGCTGTTCCTGACGGCCCGCGACGCGGTCGAGGACCGCGTCGCCGGCATCACGGCGGGCGGCGACGACTACGTCACCAAGCCCTACAGCCTCGAGGAGGTCATCGCCCGGCTGCGCGGTCTGCTCCGCAGGGCCGGGATGACCGCCGGGACCGACGTGGACCGGCTGGTGGTCGGCGACCTCACGATGGACGAGGAGGCTCGGGAGGTCCGCCGGGCCGGCACCCTGGTCGAACTGTCCCGGACCGAGTTCGAGCTGCTGCGGTTCCTCATGCGCAATCCGCGCCGGGTGCTCTCCAAGAGCCGGATCCTCGACCGGGTCTGGGCGTACGACTTCGGTGGCCAGGCCCACGTCGTCGAGCTCTACATCAGCTATCTGCGCAAGAAGATCGACGCGGGACGGCCCCCGATGATCCACACGGTCCGGGGCGTCGGATACGTCCTCAAGTCCGAGGCACCATGA
- a CDS encoding ferredoxin reductase family protein yields MATTSTTARTGRGLHHRRPRRSLVPLLAPLAIWAGAAGVLALWWSDTTSVVGPAGWLTGAGRITGLLAGYACAVLLVLMARVPLLDHGVGTDRLARWHAWGGRCTVSLALAHTLLIVWGYAAASHTSFLAQTTTVVLDYPDLLKGTAGFLLFVVTGALSARAARRRMSYEAWHYLHFATYLAVFLAFGHQLSNGADFVGNRAAQAAWYALYLGAAVLVAWYRFAVPLRRGLRHGLTVVAVHPEAPGIVSVHLTGEHLDELAGVPGQFLRWRFLTRGLWWTANPYSLSAPAHPRHLRITVKSAGGHSGALARLTPGTRVWAEGPYGGFTADRRTASSVLLLAGGVGITPLRVLFETLPGQVTLVYRARRPEDLALRSELDAIAHRRGATVHYVVDDPARYHSPLTAQALSALVPGLAGHDVYLCGPPAMAEAAVRALRAAGVPARRIHHESFAF; encoded by the coding sequence ATGGCCACCACCTCCACCACCGCCCGCACCGGTCGCGGACTGCACCACCGGCGGCCGCGCCGCAGCCTCGTCCCGCTGCTCGCGCCGCTCGCGATCTGGGCGGGTGCCGCGGGGGTACTGGCGCTGTGGTGGTCCGACACGACCTCGGTGGTCGGCCCGGCGGGGTGGCTGACCGGTGCGGGCCGCATCACCGGCCTCCTGGCCGGATACGCCTGCGCGGTCCTGCTCGTCCTGATGGCCCGCGTCCCCCTCCTCGACCACGGTGTCGGCACCGACCGGCTCGCCCGCTGGCACGCCTGGGGCGGTCGCTGCACCGTCTCGCTGGCCCTCGCCCACACTCTGCTGATCGTCTGGGGCTACGCCGCGGCCTCGCACACCTCCTTCCTGGCTCAGACCACGACAGTCGTCCTGGACTATCCGGACCTGCTCAAGGGCACCGCCGGATTCCTGCTGTTCGTCGTCACGGGCGCGCTCTCCGCGCGTGCGGCCCGCCGGAGGATGAGCTACGAGGCCTGGCACTACCTGCACTTCGCCACCTACCTCGCGGTCTTCCTCGCCTTCGGGCACCAGCTGTCCAACGGAGCGGACTTCGTCGGGAACCGGGCAGCCCAGGCCGCCTGGTACGCCCTCTACCTCGGCGCCGCCGTCCTGGTCGCCTGGTACCGCTTCGCCGTCCCGCTGCGGCGCGGGCTCCGCCACGGGCTCACGGTCGTCGCCGTCCACCCGGAGGCACCCGGGATCGTGTCCGTCCACCTCACCGGTGAGCACCTGGACGAGCTGGCGGGTGTGCCGGGACAGTTCCTGCGCTGGCGCTTCCTCACCCGCGGGCTGTGGTGGACCGCCAACCCGTACTCCCTGTCCGCCCCGGCCCACCCTCGGCACCTGCGCATCACCGTGAAGTCCGCGGGCGGCCACAGCGGCGCCCTGGCCCGGCTCACCCCGGGCACCCGCGTATGGGCGGAAGGTCCCTACGGCGGCTTCACCGCGGACCGCCGCACCGCTTCGAGCGTCCTCCTCCTGGCGGGAGGCGTCGGCATCACCCCGCTGCGGGTCCTCTTCGAGACCCTGCCCGGTCAGGTGACCCTCGTCTACCGGGCACGCCGTCCGGAGGACCTCGCCCTGCGGAGCGAACTCGACGCGATAGCGCACAGGCGTGGCGCCACGGTCCACTACGTGGTGGACGACCCCGCGCGGTACCACTCACCGCTGACCGCGCAGGCGCTGTCCGCCCTCGTCCCCGGGCTGGCCGGTCACGACGTCTACCTCTGCGGCCCGCCGGCCATGGCGGAGGCCGCCGTACGGGCCCTGCGCGCCGCGGGTGTGCCCGCCCGCCGGATCCACCACGAGTCGTTCGCGTTCTGA
- a CDS encoding universal stress protein: MALPLVVGTDGSDSALEAVDWAADEASVRGLPLRIVHASLWERYEGRALASTRKPTEEQELTRQIAESAAERARLRRPGLEVSAEVLAEDTTYGLLREGTRASALVVGHRGRGEMAGLLLGSVGLTLAGRAECPVVVVRGDRDESGARDGEHWIVLGVGPDENSVAAVEFAFSEAELHGCGVRAVHAWRMVLGEGAEWIGYEDEAVTAHRRRAEEHLDQALRAAAAAHPGVRHRRHTGEGHARKVLLETLDDADLLVVGARRRDSAFGLQLGPVNHAMLHHAPCPVAVVPQPV, translated from the coding sequence ATGGCGCTTCCCCTGGTCGTGGGAACCGACGGCTCGGACTCCGCCCTGGAAGCGGTCGACTGGGCCGCGGACGAGGCATCAGTGCGCGGCCTTCCGCTGCGGATCGTCCACGCCTCCTTGTGGGAGCGGTACGAGGGACGGGCACTCGCCTCCACCCGGAAACCCACCGAGGAGCAGGAGCTCACCCGGCAGATCGCCGAGTCCGCGGCGGAACGGGCCCGCTTGCGCCGTCCGGGCCTGGAGGTCTCGGCAGAGGTACTGGCGGAGGACACCACGTACGGACTGCTGCGCGAGGGGACCCGTGCCAGCGCACTCGTGGTGGGCCACCGCGGCCGCGGCGAGATGGCGGGCCTGCTGCTGGGCTCCGTCGGCCTGACCCTCGCCGGCCGTGCGGAGTGCCCGGTGGTCGTGGTGCGGGGTGACCGCGACGAAAGCGGAGCCCGCGACGGCGAGCACTGGATCGTGCTCGGCGTGGGCCCGGACGAGAACTCCGTCGCGGCCGTGGAATTCGCCTTCTCCGAGGCCGAGTTGCATGGCTGCGGGGTGCGGGCGGTCCATGCCTGGCGGATGGTTCTGGGCGAGGGAGCCGAGTGGATCGGCTACGAGGACGAAGCCGTCACGGCACACCGGCGCCGCGCCGAGGAGCACCTCGACCAGGCCCTGCGCGCCGCGGCGGCCGCCCACCCAGGGGTTCGCCACCGCCGGCACACGGGCGAGGGGCATGCCCGCAAGGTCCTGCTCGAGACACTGGACGACGCCGACCTGCTGGTCGTCGGCGCCCGCCGCCGCGACAGTGCGTTCGGGCTTCAACTGGGCCCCGTCAACCACGCGATGCTCCACCACGCCCCGTGCCCGGTCGCCGTCGTCCCTCAGCCCGTGTGA
- a CDS encoding SHOCT domain-containing protein: protein MFVYDHMNGWGWALMSLGWLVLLVLVGLAVAVLVRRTADGGPGRAPDRRDPSPRELLAERYARGEIDDEEYRRRLEVLERAAGHGQESR, encoded by the coding sequence ATGTTTGTCTACGACCACATGAACGGCTGGGGCTGGGCCCTGATGTCGCTCGGCTGGCTGGTGCTGCTGGTCCTCGTCGGCCTGGCGGTGGCCGTGCTGGTGCGGCGCACCGCCGACGGCGGTCCCGGCCGGGCTCCCGACCGGCGTGACCCGAGTCCGCGGGAACTCCTGGCCGAGCGGTACGCCCGCGGCGAGATCGACGACGAGGAGTACCGGCGGAGGCTGGAGGTGCTGGAGCGAGCCGCCGGTCACGGGCAGGAGTCGAGGTGA
- a CDS encoding FAD:protein FMN transferase: MRNPASGLHHVEHVMGTVFSFDVRDRATSAIRHALDRAVRHLHTVDAVFSTYRPDSAVSRLGRGEIGLADCPGEVRDVLELCARASHETDGWFSITARGTLDPSGLVKGWAAENASRMLHEAGAHHTCVNGGGDIRLRGQAAPGTPWHIGIADPLRPGVPLAVVTASGDLAIATSGTAERGAHILVPHDATPATELVSLTVIGPALTMTDAYATAAFARGNASQAWLEALDGYEALAVLPDGRTWRTSGFGNHVP, encoded by the coding sequence GTGCGTAACCCCGCCTCCGGCCTGCACCACGTCGAACACGTCATGGGCACCGTCTTCTCCTTCGACGTCCGGGACCGGGCCACGTCCGCCATCCGCCACGCCCTCGACCGTGCCGTCCGCCATCTGCACACCGTGGACGCCGTGTTCTCCACGTACCGTCCCGACAGCGCCGTCAGCAGGCTCGGCCGCGGCGAGATCGGCCTCGCCGACTGTCCGGGCGAGGTGCGCGACGTGCTGGAGCTGTGCGCCCGGGCGAGCCACGAGACGGACGGCTGGTTCAGCATCACGGCCCGCGGCACCCTCGACCCCTCGGGCCTCGTCAAGGGGTGGGCCGCCGAGAACGCCTCCCGGATGCTCCACGAGGCCGGCGCGCACCACACCTGCGTCAACGGCGGCGGCGACATCCGCCTCCGGGGCCAAGCGGCCCCCGGCACACCTTGGCACATCGGCATTGCCGACCCGCTGCGCCCAGGGGTGCCACTCGCCGTCGTGACCGCGAGCGGGGACCTGGCCATCGCCACGTCGGGCACCGCGGAGCGGGGCGCCCACATCCTCGTCCCGCACGACGCCACCCCGGCCACCGAGCTGGTCTCCCTCACGGTCATCGGACCGGCCCTGACGATGACCGACGCCTACGCCACCGCGGCCTTCGCGCGCGGCAACGCATCCCAGGCCTGGCTGGAGGCCCTGGACGGATACGAGGCGCTCGCCGTCCTCCCCGACGGCCGCACATGGCGAACGTCCGGATTCGGCAACCACGTCCCCTGA
- a CDS encoding FMN-binding protein yields the protein MRRAVLTTTGTSALIAGMLLLKPHQPSVVAGGPDPSADSPTPRRSEPASAGAHGAATGTFTGAPVDTPYGTVQVAAVLAEGKITTVRVLQAPEGNGRDRQIAAYALPRLTQEALGAQSARIDAVSGASYTSQGYVRSLQSALDQARA from the coding sequence ATGCGCCGCGCCGTGCTCACCACCACCGGGACCAGCGCCCTCATCGCCGGGATGCTCCTCCTCAAACCCCACCAGCCGTCCGTGGTGGCGGGTGGTCCGGATCCCTCGGCGGACTCGCCCACGCCCCGGCGGTCGGAGCCCGCGTCCGCGGGCGCCCACGGCGCCGCCACCGGCACCTTCACCGGTGCGCCCGTCGACACCCCGTACGGGACCGTGCAGGTGGCCGCCGTGCTCGCCGAGGGGAAGATCACCACCGTCCGGGTGCTCCAGGCGCCGGAGGGCAACGGCAGGGACCGGCAGATCGCCGCCTACGCCCTGCCCCGTCTGACGCAGGAGGCCCTCGGCGCCCAGAGCGCCCGCATCGACGCCGTGTCCGGGGCGAGCTACACCAGCCAGGGGTACGTCCGGTCCCTGCAGAGCGCTCTGGACCAGGCCCGTGCGTAA